In a genomic window of Amycolatopsis japonica:
- a CDS encoding HNH endonuclease signature motif containing protein, whose protein sequence is MASNDAPPETPIEWWRVDTATLHARKQELEVLKRRMDAEQNAILAEINSRGVRGCSGHSTLAALIFEDFLVTDKEANARADRVLALHPGPALGGDPEPPLAPLTAQAAAEGAIGGSQIDAIIRTLARIPSSVPDEDVRAGEKILVELARRAGPRQIARAGRRLLDELDPDGKEPRNEDPKDIRPELRFVKHRDGSLGLKARLDLETYARLKSDLDPMAKPHKAIDGIRDSRTQDERYGDAFTDYVRLKTTSRNLPGQAGEATHILVTMSYEDLINDLGEAHLDLVGSISATDARILACDARVRPGVLGTAGEPLDIGRSKRTVSLAQKYALTLRDGGCAFPGCDMPVPRCTAHHIVFWRHHGETKIDNLVLLCTRHHRLIHRSEWKVQIAQDGRPEFTPPAYLDSTGTPRRNTMHLRA, encoded by the coding sequence GTGGCCAGCAACGATGCACCTCCAGAGACGCCCATCGAGTGGTGGCGCGTCGATACCGCGACGCTGCATGCCCGCAAACAAGAACTCGAAGTCCTGAAGCGCCGGATGGATGCGGAGCAGAATGCGATCCTCGCGGAAATCAATTCCCGCGGGGTGCGGGGATGTTCGGGTCATTCGACGTTGGCGGCGTTGATTTTCGAGGACTTCCTCGTGACCGACAAGGAAGCCAACGCCCGCGCCGACCGCGTGCTGGCCCTGCATCCCGGCCCTGCCCTCGGCGGAGACCCCGAACCACCCCTGGCCCCGTTGACCGCCCAGGCCGCCGCTGAGGGGGCGATCGGGGGCAGTCAGATCGACGCCATCATCCGGACCCTGGCCCGTATCCCTTCTTCGGTTCCCGACGAAGACGTGCGAGCGGGAGAGAAAATCCTCGTCGAGCTGGCTCGTCGGGCGGGCCCTCGGCAGATCGCCCGTGCCGGACGTCGCCTGCTGGACGAACTCGACCCCGACGGAAAAGAGCCCCGCAACGAGGATCCGAAAGACATCCGCCCGGAGCTGCGGTTCGTCAAACACCGCGACGGCTCACTCGGCCTCAAGGCCCGGCTTGATCTGGAAACCTATGCTCGGTTGAAGTCCGACCTGGATCCGATGGCCAAACCTCACAAAGCCATCGACGGCATCCGGGACTCCCGCACGCAGGACGAACGCTACGGGGATGCCTTCACCGACTACGTGCGGTTGAAAACCACCAGCCGCAACCTTCCCGGCCAAGCCGGCGAGGCGACCCACATTTTGGTCACCATGTCGTACGAGGACCTGATCAACGACCTCGGCGAAGCCCACCTGGATCTGGTCGGGTCGATCAGTGCGACCGACGCCCGAATCCTCGCCTGCGACGCCCGTGTGCGGCCCGGCGTTCTCGGTACCGCAGGTGAACCACTGGACATCGGCCGCTCCAAACGCACCGTGTCATTGGCGCAGAAGTACGCGTTGACCCTCCGCGACGGAGGCTGCGCCTTCCCTGGCTGCGACATGCCGGTGCCCCGGTGCACCGCCCACCACATCGTTTTCTGGCGACACCACGGCGAAACGAAGATCGACAACCTCGTGCTGCTGTGTACCCGGCATCACCGGCTGATCCACCGCAGCGAATGGAAAGTCCAGATCGCCCAGGACGGCCGACCCGAATTCACCCCGCCCGCTTACCTCGACTCGACCGGAACGCCAAGGAGGAACACCATGCACCTCAGAGCATAG
- the wag31 gene encoding DivIVA-like cell division protein Wag31 codes for MSLTPADVHNVAFSKPPIGKRGYNEDEVDAFLDLVETELARLIEDNNELRQQVEQLDNELETTRGELENAKAGAVGPPPQVRDEPSRRLAPVPPPQSAMEQTQAHSMVPDNGEPNVQAAKVLGLAQEMADRLTAEAKTESDGMLAEARTKSEQLLSDARSKSDSMVNEARTRAETMLNDARTRAETLERQARDKATTMEREAQRKYTETMNNMNAEKGSLGKKIEELRTIEREYRTRLRGFLESQLRELDDRGSAAPASASSSNSGQSSSSGSGQGYSFGPRAEAG; via the coding sequence ATGTCGTTGACCCCCGCTGACGTGCATAACGTCGCGTTCAGCAAGCCGCCCATTGGCAAAAGGGGCTACAACGAGGACGAGGTGGACGCGTTCCTCGACCTGGTGGAGACCGAGCTTGCCCGGTTGATCGAGGACAACAACGAGCTGCGGCAGCAGGTCGAGCAGCTCGACAACGAGCTCGAGACCACGCGTGGTGAGCTCGAAAACGCCAAGGCCGGCGCCGTCGGCCCGCCGCCGCAGGTACGCGACGAGCCGTCGCGCCGCCTGGCGCCGGTGCCGCCGCCGCAGTCGGCGATGGAGCAGACCCAGGCCCACTCGATGGTGCCGGACAACGGGGAGCCCAACGTCCAGGCCGCGAAGGTGCTCGGGCTGGCGCAGGAAATGGCCGACCGGCTCACCGCCGAGGCCAAGACCGAGTCGGACGGCATGCTCGCCGAAGCCCGGACCAAGTCCGAGCAGCTGCTGTCGGACGCGCGGTCCAAGTCGGACTCGATGGTGAACGAGGCGCGTACGCGTGCCGAGACGATGCTGAACGACGCGCGGACCCGTGCCGAGACCTTGGAGCGCCAGGCGCGCGACAAGGCGACGACCATGGAGCGCGAGGCTCAGCGCAAGTACACCGAGACCATGAACAACATGAACGCGGAGAAGGGCTCGCTGGGCAAGAAGATCGAAGAGCTGCGCACGATCGAGCGGGAGTACCGCACGAGGCTGCGCGGGTTCCTCGAGTCCCAGCTGCGTGAGCTCGACGACCGCGGTTCGGCCGCTCCCGCCTCGGCGTCCTCGTCGAACTCGGGGCAGTCGTCGTCCTCCGGTAGCGGACAGGGTTACTCGTTCGGCCCCCGGGCCGAAGCGGGCTGA
- the ileS gene encoding isoleucine--tRNA ligase: MYPKAQLDGETGVPSQPSFPESEKRVLAYWEADRTFQASIDARDPGVNGSNEYVFYDGPPFANGLPHYGHLLTGYVKDLVPRYQTMKGKRVERRFGWDTHGLPAELEAMRQLGITEKSEIDAMGIDVFNEACRESVLRYTGEWQDYVTRQARWVDFDNDYKTLDLSYMESVIWAFKQLWDKGLVYEGYRVLPYCWRDETPLSNHELRMDDDVYASRQDPAVTVGFRLEGNDNELDGTYLLIWTTTPWTLPSNLATAVHPDVRYVVVESEGKRFLLAEARVASYARELGEEPTVVGHYTGTELLGTRYAPPFPYFAGHENAHRVLSADYVTTEDGTGVVHIAPAYGEEDKVVTDAAGIVPVTPVDAQGKFDATVSDYAGQQVFDANPNIIKDLKNGTGSAARQGAVLLRHETYEHPYPHCWRCRNPLIYRAVSSWFVAVTEFKDRMVELNQQITWYPENVKDGQFGKWLENARDWSVSRNRYFGTPIPVWQSDDPAYPRTDVYGSLDELERDFGVRLENLHRPFIDELTRPNPDDPTGKSTMRRIEDVFDVWFDSGSMPYAQVHYPFENTEWFEHHYPGDFIVEYIGQTRGWFYLLHVLATALFDRPAFRTCISHGIVLGSDGQKMSKSLRNYPDVNEVFDRDGSDAMRWYLMASPILRGGNLVVTDKGIRDAVRQAVLPLWNSYYFLALYANAEGVEGKWRTDSKHILDRYVLAKTHELVTDVEHALDTYDVAGACSTVRDFLEVLTNWYVRRSRDRFWAGEQDAIDTLHTVLEVTSRVVAPLLPLTTEVVWRGLTGGRSVHLADWPNALDLPADAALVTAMDRVRQVASSALSLRKSNKLRVRLPLAKLVVAAHEADSLRDFTDILRDEVNVKSVELTTDVAAHGGFEVAVNARAAGPRLGKDVQTVIKAVKAGEWTTSESGAVVAAGIELVEGEYDRRLVAKGGGAAAELPGGAGLVLLDTEVTDELAAEGLARDLVRVVQQARRDAGLDVADRIALTVDAPEDVVTAAKTHEEFIASETLATSVAYGAVADGSAGTVGEGTKVTVAVTKA; this comes from the coding sequence ATGTATCCCAAGGCACAGCTGGACGGCGAGACCGGCGTCCCGTCCCAGCCTTCGTTCCCCGAGTCGGAAAAGCGCGTCCTCGCGTACTGGGAAGCCGATCGGACCTTCCAGGCGTCGATCGACGCCCGCGACCCCGGCGTCAACGGTTCGAACGAGTACGTCTTCTACGACGGTCCGCCGTTCGCCAACGGTCTCCCGCACTACGGTCACCTGCTCACCGGGTACGTGAAGGACCTGGTGCCGCGTTACCAGACCATGAAGGGCAAGCGCGTCGAGCGCCGCTTCGGATGGGACACCCACGGCCTGCCCGCCGAACTCGAGGCCATGCGCCAGCTCGGGATCACCGAGAAGTCCGAGATCGACGCGATGGGCATCGACGTCTTCAACGAGGCGTGCCGCGAGTCCGTGCTGCGCTACACCGGCGAATGGCAGGACTACGTCACCCGCCAGGCCCGCTGGGTCGACTTCGACAACGACTACAAGACGCTCGACCTGTCCTACATGGAGTCGGTCATCTGGGCGTTCAAACAGCTGTGGGACAAGGGCCTGGTCTACGAGGGCTACCGCGTCCTGCCCTACTGCTGGCGCGACGAGACCCCGCTGTCCAACCACGAGCTGCGGATGGACGACGACGTCTACGCCAGCCGCCAGGACCCGGCCGTCACGGTCGGTTTCCGCTTGGAGGGCAACGACAACGAGCTCGACGGCACCTACCTGCTGATCTGGACCACGACACCGTGGACGCTGCCGTCCAACCTCGCGACCGCGGTCCACCCGGACGTGCGTTACGTCGTGGTGGAAAGCGAAGGCAAGCGGTTCCTGCTCGCCGAAGCGCGCGTCGCCTCGTACGCCCGCGAGCTCGGCGAAGAGCCGACCGTCGTCGGGCACTACACCGGCACCGAGCTGCTCGGAACCCGTTACGCCCCACCGTTCCCGTACTTCGCCGGGCACGAGAACGCGCACCGCGTGCTCTCCGCGGACTACGTCACCACCGAGGACGGCACCGGTGTCGTCCACATCGCGCCCGCCTACGGTGAAGAGGACAAGGTCGTCACCGACGCTGCCGGCATCGTCCCGGTCACCCCGGTGGACGCGCAGGGCAAGTTCGACGCGACCGTCTCGGACTACGCGGGCCAGCAGGTCTTCGACGCCAACCCGAACATCATCAAGGACCTCAAGAACGGCACCGGTTCCGCCGCCCGTCAGGGCGCGGTGCTGCTGCGCCACGAGACCTACGAGCACCCGTATCCGCACTGCTGGCGCTGCCGGAACCCGCTGATCTACCGCGCCGTCTCGTCGTGGTTCGTCGCGGTGACCGAGTTCAAGGACCGGATGGTCGAGCTGAACCAGCAGATCACCTGGTACCCGGAGAACGTCAAGGACGGCCAGTTCGGCAAGTGGCTGGAGAACGCCCGCGACTGGTCGGTCTCCCGCAACCGGTACTTCGGCACGCCGATCCCGGTGTGGCAGTCGGACGACCCGGCGTACCCGCGCACGGACGTCTACGGCTCCCTCGACGAACTCGAGCGCGACTTCGGTGTGCGCCTGGAAAACCTGCACCGGCCGTTCATCGACGAGCTGACCCGGCCCAACCCGGACGACCCGACCGGGAAGTCCACCATGCGCCGGATCGAGGACGTGTTCGACGTCTGGTTCGACTCGGGTTCGATGCCGTACGCGCAGGTGCACTACCCGTTCGAGAACACCGAGTGGTTCGAGCACCACTACCCGGGTGACTTCATCGTCGAGTACATCGGGCAGACGCGCGGCTGGTTCTACCTGCTGCACGTGCTGGCGACCGCGTTGTTCGACCGGCCGGCGTTCCGCACCTGCATCTCGCACGGGATCGTGCTCGGCTCGGACGGCCAGAAGATGTCCAAGTCGCTGCGCAACTACCCGGACGTCAACGAGGTCTTCGACCGCGACGGCTCCGACGCGATGCGCTGGTACCTGATGGCGAGCCCGATCCTGCGCGGCGGGAACCTGGTCGTCACCGACAAGGGCATCCGCGACGCCGTCCGCCAGGCCGTGCTGCCGTTGTGGAACTCGTACTACTTCCTCGCGCTCTACGCGAACGCCGAGGGCGTGGAAGGCAAGTGGCGCACGGATTCGAAGCACATCCTCGACCGGTATGTGCTGGCGAAGACGCACGAACTGGTGACCGACGTCGAGCACGCGCTCGACACCTACGACGTCGCCGGTGCCTGCTCGACCGTCCGCGACTTCCTCGAGGTGCTGACGAACTGGTACGTGCGCCGGTCGCGCGACCGGTTCTGGGCGGGCGAGCAGGACGCGATCGACACCCTGCACACCGTGCTGGAAGTGACGTCGCGGGTGGTGGCGCCGCTGCTGCCGCTGACCACGGAGGTCGTCTGGCGCGGGCTGACCGGCGGCCGTTCGGTGCATCTGGCCGACTGGCCGAACGCGCTCGACCTGCCCGCCGACGCGGCGCTGGTGACGGCGATGGACCGGGTGCGCCAGGTGGCGTCTTCGGCGCTGTCGCTGCGGAAGTCGAACAAGCTGCGCGTGCGGCTGCCGCTGGCCAAGCTGGTCGTCGCCGCGCACGAGGCGGACTCGCTGCGCGACTTCACCGACATCCTGCGCGACGAGGTCAACGTCAAATCCGTCGAGCTGACCACGGACGTCGCCGCGCACGGCGGTTTCGAGGTCGCGGTGAACGCCCGTGCCGCCGGACCGCGGCTGGGCAAGGACGTCCAGACGGTGATCAAGGCCGTCAAGGCCGGTGAGTGGACGACGTCCGAGAGCGGCGCCGTCGTGGCGGCCGGGATCGAGCTCGTCGAAGGCGAGTACGACCGGCGTCTGGTCGCCAAGGGCGGCGGCGCGGCCGCGGAACTGCCGGGCGGGGCCGGACTGGTGCTGCTCGACACCGAGGTGACCGACGAGCTGGCGGCCGAGGGCCTGGCCCGCGACCTGGTGCGGGTCGTGCAGCAGGCCCGCCGTGACGCCGGGCTCGACGTCGCCGACCGCATCGCGCTGACGGTGGACGCGCCGGAGGACGTGGTCACGGCCGCGAAGACGCACGAGGAGTTCATCGCTTCGGAGACGCTGGCGACTTCGGTGGCGTACGGCGCCGTCGCCGACGGCTCGGCCGGGACGGTCGGTGAGGGCACGAAGGTGACCGTGGCGGTCACCAAGGCCTGA
- a CDS encoding potassium/proton antiporter, which translates to MEQLPLILGTGGAVLLVAVIAVRVSIRVGLPSLLLYLGMGVLLGEAGFGIQYDNPELTQSLGLAALVMILSEGGLTTRWTAVKPSLGIGIALSTVAVAVSIAVTGAALHWLLGLDWRMALLWGAVLASTDAAAVFSVLRSAGIGKRLVGALEIESGINDAPAYIAVVVLAEGATVDWSLPLLVVYELAAGLVIGLAFGWGGAFALRRAALPATGLYPLATVAVCVVAYSSGQLAHASGLLATYVAALVLGNSKLPHRSDTLSFAEGLGWLAQIGLFVLLGLFASPSRIFESLVQGLVAGAVVLLLARPLSVLLSALPFKIPWREQVFLSWAGLRGAVPIVLALIPLSSGVPGAQELVDAVFVLVIVLTLLQGATLTPLARALGLAQHAEAHEIDVDSAPLDEMGAELLQVRINTGSKMHGVYLAELRLPVGATISLLVRDGTGFTPNKNTRLQERDQLLVVTTSEARDAAERRLRAVDRAGRLARWKGESGQ; encoded by the coding sequence ATGGAGCAGCTCCCGCTCATCCTCGGCACCGGTGGTGCGGTGCTTCTCGTCGCCGTCATCGCCGTCCGGGTGTCGATCCGCGTCGGCCTTCCCTCGCTGCTGCTGTACCTGGGGATGGGTGTCCTGCTCGGCGAAGCCGGGTTCGGCATCCAGTACGACAACCCCGAGCTCACCCAGTCGCTCGGCCTCGCCGCGCTGGTGATGATCCTGTCCGAAGGTGGCCTCACCACCCGGTGGACGGCCGTGAAACCCTCGCTGGGCATCGGAATCGCACTGTCCACAGTGGCCGTCGCGGTGAGTATCGCGGTCACCGGCGCGGCTTTGCACTGGTTGCTGGGCCTGGACTGGCGGATGGCGTTGCTGTGGGGCGCGGTCCTCGCTTCGACCGACGCCGCCGCGGTCTTCTCCGTGCTGAGATCGGCGGGCATCGGGAAGCGGCTCGTGGGCGCGCTGGAGATCGAGTCCGGGATCAACGACGCCCCGGCCTACATTGCGGTCGTCGTCCTCGCCGAGGGCGCGACCGTCGACTGGTCGCTGCCGCTGCTGGTGGTCTACGAACTCGCCGCCGGGTTGGTGATCGGCCTGGCCTTCGGCTGGGGCGGGGCGTTCGCGCTGCGCCGGGCGGCGCTGCCCGCCACCGGTCTGTACCCGCTGGCCACCGTCGCGGTGTGCGTCGTGGCGTACTCGAGCGGGCAGCTCGCCCACGCGTCGGGCCTGCTCGCCACTTACGTCGCGGCCCTGGTGCTGGGGAATTCGAAGCTGCCGCACCGGTCGGACACGCTTTCCTTCGCCGAAGGGCTCGGCTGGCTCGCGCAGATCGGCCTGTTCGTGCTTCTCGGCCTGTTCGCGTCGCCGAGCAGGATCTTCGAGAGCCTGGTCCAGGGCCTGGTCGCGGGAGCGGTCGTGTTGCTGCTGGCGCGCCCGTTGTCGGTGCTCCTGTCGGCGCTGCCGTTCAAGATCCCCTGGCGAGAACAGGTGTTCCTGTCGTGGGCCGGGTTGCGCGGTGCGGTCCCGATCGTGCTCGCGCTGATCCCGCTGTCGTCCGGGGTGCCCGGCGCACAGGAGCTGGTCGACGCGGTGTTCGTGCTGGTCATCGTGCTGACGCTGCTCCAAGGGGCGACGTTGACCCCGCTCGCGCGAGCGCTCGGGCTGGCCCAGCACGCCGAAGCGCACGAGATCGACGTCGACTCCGCGCCGCTCGACGAGATGGGCGCGGAACTCCTGCAAGTCCGGATCAACACCGGGTCGAAGATGCACGGCGTCTACCTGGCCGAGCTGCGGCTGCCGGTGGGGGCGACGATCAGCCTCCTCGTCCGCGACGGCACCGGCTTCACGCCGAACAAGAACACGCGGCTTCAGGAACGCGACCAGTTACTCGTCGTGACCACCTCCGAAGCCCGTGACGCGGCCGAACGACGCCTGCGGGCCGTCGACCGCGCGGGCCGTCTGGCCAGGTGGAAGGGCGAATCCGGCCAGTAG
- a CDS encoding FUSC family protein: protein MRRNEPGGLPGATARLVTALWEALETIRTATTERDESRVDVPKGLRKELRRIELGGAFSWQSAQFRHALRCGLGVGLALVVASFRPGDPLTVSFLLGTFAILQPEWRDSLGKAWQRIGGSLGGAVVLSLVLWLLPQGFLLPIGLVALLGGFSFMQTRPAVFNGCMVLMSVGMNATTRHLDPRYVLVEYLLLMILAGVIALLFGFAAIPGVPKPGPAERFENAVGATRELLGSVARKLRGEDVDPRTLGREFRAATIAHHGLLAAEPGTKEPAPGQRDALEKAAEALRGLSVTASSLLLRPGSTEAADAVDEAARTLGTDEAAEIPVPRDADEEQRLVLDTIAADVVAVGEAAQKL, encoded by the coding sequence GTGCGGCGTAACGAACCCGGCGGTCTGCCCGGCGCCACGGCGAGGCTCGTCACCGCGCTTTGGGAGGCGCTCGAAACCATCCGGACCGCGACGACCGAACGTGACGAGTCGCGTGTGGACGTTCCGAAGGGACTCCGCAAGGAACTGCGCAGGATCGAGTTGGGCGGCGCTTTCTCCTGGCAGTCGGCGCAGTTCCGGCACGCGCTCCGCTGCGGGCTCGGCGTCGGTTTGGCCTTGGTGGTCGCGAGTTTCCGGCCAGGCGACCCGCTCACCGTGTCGTTCCTGCTCGGCACCTTCGCCATCCTGCAACCGGAATGGCGGGACAGCCTCGGCAAGGCCTGGCAGCGGATCGGCGGTTCACTCGGCGGCGCCGTCGTCCTGAGTCTCGTTCTTTGGCTTCTGCCGCAAGGATTCCTGCTGCCGATCGGGCTCGTCGCGCTCCTCGGCGGGTTCTCGTTCATGCAGACGCGGCCGGCGGTGTTCAACGGCTGCATGGTCCTGATGTCGGTCGGCATGAACGCGACCACCAGACATCTCGACCCGCGCTACGTCCTCGTCGAGTACCTGCTTCTGATGATCCTCGCCGGCGTCATCGCGTTGCTGTTCGGCTTCGCCGCGATCCCCGGGGTGCCGAAACCCGGTCCGGCGGAACGGTTCGAGAACGCCGTCGGCGCCACCCGGGAGCTACTCGGTTCGGTGGCGCGGAAACTACGCGGCGAAGACGTCGATCCGCGGACGCTCGGCCGCGAGTTCCGCGCCGCCACCATCGCCCATCACGGTCTGCTCGCGGCGGAGCCGGGCACCAAGGAACCCGCGCCCGGTCAACGGGACGCGCTGGAGAAGGCCGCCGAAGCCTTGCGTGGCCTGTCCGTCACGGCGTCGTCGCTCTTGCTGCGGCCCGGATCGACCGAAGCGGCGGACGCCGTGGACGAGGCCGCGCGCACGCTCGGCACCGATGAAGCCGCGGAGATCCCTGTGCCACGGGACGCCGACGAGGAACAGCGCCTGGTGCTCGACACGATCGCCGCCGACGTCGTGGCGGTCGGCGAAGCGGCGCAGAAGCTCTAG
- a CDS encoding Imm21 family immunity protein gives MNALAGTLSIGGATGLVLDDEPAATCYLPEHRAFLRWLAADSDDELRTEAERILADPVTLWEFRDQGRPRPRRRPGADDRVTTRLPPRATLESTGTDPAITGEPPEEQGPCPQRLSPQ, from the coding sequence GTGAACGCGCTCGCGGGCACGCTCTCCATCGGCGGGGCGACGGGCCTGGTCCTCGACGACGAACCAGCCGCCACCTGTTACCTCCCGGAGCACCGCGCGTTCCTTCGCTGGCTCGCCGCCGACTCCGACGACGAGTTGCGCACCGAGGCCGAGCGGATCCTCGCCGATCCCGTCACGCTGTGGGAGTTTCGCGATCAGGGCCGTCCACGCCCGAGGCGTCGGCCTGGTGCAGATGACCGGGTGACAACCCGGTTGCCCCCGCGCGCTACCCTTGAATCAACTGGCACCGATCCGGCCATCACCGGGGAGCCTCCGGAAGAACAGGGCCCATGTCCTCAGCGGCTGAGCCCTCAGTAG
- a CDS encoding ArsR/SmtB family transcription factor: protein METIALAEVAAVLADPSRASMCLALLDGRAWTVTELAGAAEVTASTASEHVTKLTDAGFVVRVKQGRHSYVRIADPRVAELIEHLAQHAEHRPVKGLRSSVRVKRLEFARTCYDHLAGTVGVALRDGMLTTGLIDDAGGLTLTGRGREVLDTLGVEIDGGRRPMLRDCLDWTVRRDHLAGRVAAALLSHGVSAGWLSREGNRAVKVLPAAEEPFAELGVDLVALRSP from the coding sequence ATGGAAACGATCGCACTGGCCGAGGTCGCGGCCGTGCTCGCCGATCCGAGCCGCGCGTCGATGTGTCTCGCGCTGCTCGACGGGCGCGCCTGGACGGTGACCGAGCTGGCGGGTGCGGCCGAGGTGACCGCGTCGACGGCGAGCGAGCACGTGACGAAGCTGACCGATGCCGGTTTCGTCGTGCGGGTCAAGCAGGGGAGACACAGTTACGTCCGGATAGCCGACCCCCGGGTGGCCGAGCTGATCGAGCATTTGGCCCAGCACGCCGAACACCGGCCGGTGAAGGGACTGCGGTCTTCCGTGCGGGTGAAGCGGCTCGAATTCGCCAGGACCTGCTACGACCACCTCGCCGGGACGGTCGGTGTCGCGCTGCGGGACGGGATGCTCACCACCGGGCTGATCGACGACGCCGGCGGTTTGACGCTGACCGGGCGCGGGCGCGAGGTGCTCGACACGCTGGGGGTGGAGATCGACGGCGGCCGCCGCCCGATGCTGCGCGACTGTCTGGATTGGACAGTGCGCCGTGATCATTTGGCGGGCCGGGTCGCCGCGGCGTTACTGTCTCACGGAGTGAGCGCCGGCTGGTTGTCCCGTGAGGGCAACCGCGCGGTGAAAGTCCTTCCCGCGGCGGAAGAACCGTTCGCGGAACTCGGTGTCGACCTGGTGGCCCTGCGCAGTCCGTAG
- a CDS encoding YggT family protein, which translates to MLLVVWYVLFAFWLLLTARIVVELVRAFAREWRPAGGVAVTLETIYTVTDPPVRLFRRIIPTVRIGGVGLDLSIMVLLLVVFFAMQLATPG; encoded by the coding sequence GTGTTGCTGGTCGTCTGGTACGTGCTGTTCGCCTTCTGGCTCCTGCTGACGGCACGGATCGTCGTCGAGCTCGTGCGTGCTTTCGCTCGCGAGTGGCGTCCTGCCGGAGGGGTTGCGGTAACGCTCGAGACCATCTACACAGTGACCGACCCACCGGTTCGTCTGTTCAGACGAATCATCCCGACCGTACGAATCGGCGGCGTCGGACTGGACTTATCGATTATGGTGCTGCTGTTGGTTGTGTTCTTCGCGATGCAGCTGGCAACGCCAGGGTGA
- a CDS encoding penicillin-binding transpeptidase domain-containing protein codes for MSPARKRGILIGAALAVVAIVVAAVVLLVREDRAPAASGGGQGDSTESAQESPAQVAGRFLRLFDMGDLNTAPVDDPAAATTALSGTRAALNGASVRTSLGEVPTTPGNATTTSATFHVAWTFAGTSVWKYEGKLELVRNAGKWVVRWAMSVIHPKLEAGQRLSVAPVSAKPVVADRDGKALVGGDATGVAPILQGALSKVASGESSGAGATVTVSRVDVSGKPVETLFGQAAETDKPLVSTLSVASQNAAQKAVDGFGGPAIIVAMKTSGELLAVAQNGAAGNQPKALNGLYSPGSAFKIATATAALQQGGVSADSQVACPGSEQIGTRTLKNDNGFDLGTVSLKTAFAASCNTTFGRLAGQLPADGLAKAATQLGLNADFEIPGLSTEAGKVEPSGSGDEQVEAGIGQGRVQVSPLGAALMAATVATGKPVVPKLWQGLETKVNAGYQAPPAGVLNQVRAMMREVCTTGTAKALKGSGAVFGKTGTAQFGSGADANGWFVGYRGDVAFAVMLEGSNDSKPAVQLAAKFLAG; via the coding sequence ATGAGTCCTGCCCGGAAAAGAGGGATCCTGATCGGCGCCGCGCTGGCGGTGGTCGCCATCGTGGTGGCCGCGGTGGTGCTGCTGGTCAGGGAGGATCGGGCGCCGGCGGCCTCCGGCGGTGGCCAGGGTGACTCCACCGAGAGCGCGCAGGAGAGCCCGGCGCAGGTCGCCGGCCGGTTCCTGCGGTTGTTCGACATGGGCGACCTGAACACCGCCCCGGTCGACGACCCGGCGGCGGCCACGACGGCCCTGTCCGGGACGCGCGCGGCGCTCAACGGGGCGTCGGTGAGGACGTCGCTCGGCGAGGTCCCGACGACGCCGGGCAACGCGACCACGACGTCGGCCACGTTCCACGTCGCGTGGACGTTCGCGGGCACCAGCGTCTGGAAGTACGAGGGCAAGCTCGAACTGGTGCGCAACGCCGGGAAATGGGTCGTCCGCTGGGCGATGTCGGTGATCCACCCGAAACTCGAAGCCGGGCAGAGGCTTTCCGTCGCCCCCGTTTCGGCCAAGCCGGTCGTGGCCGACCGCGACGGCAAGGCGCTTGTCGGCGGTGACGCGACGGGGGTCGCGCCGATCCTGCAGGGAGCGTTGTCCAAGGTCGCCTCCGGGGAGAGCAGCGGCGCCGGAGCGACCGTCACCGTGTCGCGCGTCGACGTCTCCGGCAAACCGGTCGAGACGCTCTTCGGGCAGGCCGCCGAGACCGACAAGCCGCTGGTTTCGACCTTGAGCGTGGCGTCCCAGAACGCCGCTCAGAAGGCCGTCGACGGCTTCGGGGGACCGGCGATCATCGTCGCGATGAAGACCTCGGGCGAACTCCTGGCGGTCGCGCAGAACGGCGCCGCCGGGAACCAGCCGAAGGCGCTCAACGGCCTGTACTCGCCGGGTTCGGCCTTCAAGATCGCCACGGCGACCGCGGCGCTGCAGCAGGGTGGCGTCTCCGCCGACTCCCAGGTGGCGTGCCCGGGCAGTGAGCAGATCGGGACCCGCACGCTCAAGAACGACAACGGGTTCGACCTGGGGACCGTCTCGCTGAAGACGGCGTTCGCCGCGTCGTGCAACACGACCTTCGGACGGCTCGCCGGGCAGTTGCCCGCGGACGGCCTCGCGAAGGCGGCGACGCAGCTCGGCCTCAACGCCGACTTCGAAATCCCGGGCCTGTCGACGGAGGCCGGGAAGGTGGAGCCGTCGGGCAGCGGTGACGAGCAGGTCGAGGCCGGGATCGGCCAGGGCAGGGTGCAGGTCAGCCCGCTGGGCGCGGCGCTCATGGCCGCGACGGTCGCGACGGGGAAACCGGTCGTGCCGAAGCTGTGGCAGGGGCTGGAGACCAAGGTCAACGCCGGTTACCAGGCTCCGCCTGCCGGGGTGCTGAACCAGGTCCGCGCGATGATGCGCGAGGTCTGCACGACGGGGACCGCGAAAGCGTTGAAGGGCAGCGGAGCCGTCTTCGGCAAGACCGGTACGGCGCAGTTCGGCTCGGGCGCCGACGCCAACGGCTGGTTCGTCGGCTATCGCGGTGACGTCGCCTTCGCCGTCATGCTCGAAGGGTCCAACGACTCCAAGCCCGCGGTCCAGCTGGCGGCGAAGTTCCTGGCGGGCTGA